One Anguilla rostrata isolate EN2019 chromosome 15, ASM1855537v3, whole genome shotgun sequence genomic window, gtgtttgtgtgcgtgtgagtgtgtggttgcaTATGTTTAGGataaatttcatttcatataatcttcattttttcactgtttcGTTGAAAATGGGAGTGCGGTGTGCTGGGTGAACGGCCGGTGGAAATCTTGAGCCGAGCTACGCCGCCGACGTTCGGTCAGAGATGTGGTTGCAGTCgggggggggtcaaaggtcattatTGCTGGGAGAGCAGGGCGCTCCGGttggctttcattttctctAGTCGTTTGACCAGGTGGCTGTTGCTGGCCTCCAGCTCGTCGAGCTTGTCAAGCGCTGACCGCAGCTGTGCCCGGGAAAAAAAGGGTAGACTGGCGTGAGAAAATcaaatccaatccaatccaatcaaatcaaatgtatttgtatagccCACTTTACAAATATTTGTCACGATACACTTTGCAATGGACACATAAGCTAGCCtatggtggtggtggagaaGAAAAACTCCCCAGGTGGGACCAAAGGACCAGCCAAAAATGGGAGAAAAGTAAAGAAAGGAATCCTGTGCCTCTGTGGGATGTTTGCCTacctctctctgcagcctgcGCTTCTCAGCTTTCAGCTCGTCCTCAACTTTCTCCGCGTTCTCAGAGGCAGACTTGTAGCGTGTCACTTGACCTTCCAACCGTATAACCTGCAGTGACAAGAAGAGAAGGCAGTCCAGTGTGAACTTAGCGGCAGATGCAGTGTAACTTAAATTCAATCATCCTGAACTCTGTACTTACGTTCTGCTCCAAAGCTGTCACCTCCTGCTCTGATTTGACAAGTTTAAACTTGAGGTCACTAATTTGCCTGTTAGCATCTCCTGTGAAGGGGGAAATGTTGGATGTTAGATACAAAAAGGCTGTGCAATACGTTAGTCTTTTAAGTACCTCTTCAACTGAATAGCCCCTTTTAAAGAAAGCAAAGTCTGATAATGAGGTGTGCATCTTTTGATTAAATATACTACAATACAAGTTCCTCTCCATTCCAATCAATAGATATTTATTGTCTTCCAGGGGTGATTTGGTGGCAGCAAAGAAAACGACAGatacacaaagatacacagGACACAACAGACATGGGGAGGGATTTCATGGCCATGAGCATTTCTGATTGTAACTTATATACAGTATCTGCAGCACAGGCCCAGGCGCACGTTAGCGTGGCTTACTTTGGACATCCAGGATGAGTGGGTCGGTGCCGTTCTCCAGGACCTCGCCCTCGGGGCTGGCGCCCTCCTGCGTGCCattcttctgcttctgctccagctgagCCTTCAGCCTCTTCACCTGTGCGGGGCAGACGGGTGGGTCCCCCCCGATTCAGCTCGGGCCACTGCTCCGACCTCAGCCCAAATCACGGTTTAACCAAGGCCCCCGCTCTGACCGTTCAACGGCCCATCGCAGATCAGCTGACTGCTCGGTTTGACAGGTCAGCTGAGCTGCCTGACAGCTCAACACAGCTGTACACTCTGCTATAGGTCCTCCAGGTGCTCAGGATTTTGAGCTTAAAGCAAGATAAATCACAGAAATGTGTGAAGCACAGCTGCGACAGCCAGGCTTACCTGTTCCATCAAAGTCTCCCTCTCATCCACCAGCTTTCTCAGGCGAATCTCTGCAAGAGAAACATTGAAGATGAAATGGCGGTTTGGGATATAAGGCATGAATCAGAACTTATAATATAAGACTCTGGTCTTACAGAAAGATTAGTACAAAGGCTTGGTAGGGTAAGATTTTGTCAATGGTACAACTTTTTGGTGCAGCAAAGGGttatgctgttttgtttgtaatattacatttaaggTAATATTACTTACTGTAGCAAACAGACAATAGAAACTTTGGCCattgaattatttcatttacaaatttAAGGTCCAAGATAGAATGAAAACTCTTTTCCAGAGCTTTGTCTTCATCAAAACATTGAAATACAAACCACTCATCATTCTttgctgagaaaaaaacagtccattATGATCAaagcataaatgtaaaaaagtcaAATGTTAACATACCAGGGAGAGGAGCCAGAATGGTGGGTAAGGGGCTGGGTCAGGGTAGGAGGGGTTTATGTCACATGAGGCATGCAAATGAGCTGATATCCTCTACTGTAGGTTAGCATGCAGACTGTGGAGTGAAGACACAACTACAAAAACCCAATTGTTGTGCTGCTGACATCACACTCGCTTACTCgcttaccctctctctctctctcacacacacacacacacacacacacacacacacacacacacacacacacaaagaatggAATTCTCTCTTAATACTTATTTCTCCATGGCTGTAAGATTAGactgatacattttttgatacaaaaaataaacattagcaCATACCTTAATTTATCTGAGCAAAAAGCTAGGTAAAGTGTAATCAGTAGCTGTTCATTATAAGctgtaaattattaaattttaaatgctgtaaCTGCTACAAAATTCCAAAGGAGTAATATCTTTTTTATATCaaaatttaaatcattttaatttgagcATACATAAATGCTGTAGCAGTCATTTCATATGGTGATGCAAGCTTTCAATTTgacatgcattaaaaatattaaattacaatCAACAAAACATCATGTATTGCATCAGTGTTCATTTTATGTGCTCATAGTCATCATATTACTTTAAGATGGTACTGTATCATAAATTGCACTACAGAATATCATAAGTTATGCAAGTGTGCATTTTCTTAATCAGCATACATCACATGTTCACAGCaggcatatactgtatttgATATCAGAACTGCAACATACATACAACCAGTTTACATAGGGGAATGTGTTAAGCTTGGCATATTGCAGACATCTTACCCATGCATTGTTTCATCTCACCTCTACTCAAGTCAATGTGCAAGTAGTATTAAAATGAGTAATATTTAGTCACTGCTTCAGTCTTCCAAGGCTTATGAAGAAAAAGAATGGGCATGCGAGGACACAAGTGTATTGGCTGAATTGGGTGAGGCAATACACTAAATGTCCAGCAGGTGGTGAAACTGAGCATCTAAGAGAGCCAGGCAACATCTCAGCCAATCTCAAATTTGGTCTGAAGCTCTGTTGCAGGAAAGAAATGCCTGCAACAGTTCATGACGTCCATTTTATTCTATAAGCCTTTTAAGTTCACGGTCAGTAATATTTTGATAGCTAAAAACCCCTGACATGTGTTCAATGTCTTACTCAAATGCCATATAAGGAAAAAGGCTGCAATGGAGCTTCATAATCTCCACCAAGACCAGGACTCAGTCTCAGTCTTCAAATTTTATTAATCATAGAACTTTGTTCTTTACACCTATCACTCGCAAAATGTGACACCCCTTGGCATGTctgtacagcacattttatacaaaaacacatcaagggccatcaaagacaaaaaaccctttatgctttatttcatcataaatatataattcttGCACAGGaaaaagaatgcatttcaggCAGGTACAGCTTTGTCAAAGTATAAGAAAGCACTTTATGTGACCAGTGACCCTTCTTGGCAACCTATCTGCATCAATGCCCAGATGTAagcttgaaaaaacaaaatttaatacTGCTTCAGTCAAAGAGAAGTGAGTCCCGGTTTATAATTTAGTAACTTTACCAGAGAACAAAAAATCCAAACTAACCACAGAACAGCTTTTTTATGGTTCATATGTTCAAGAGCATTAAGAATCCAATTGTATATGGTGTTGCATGCTCACTATGAAgctaaacaaaaacatgacatACTGCTTTAAAGATTCTCTCTGATAGTGACCACTCACAGAACATTAGGATGGTTCTACATGGGGATGCCCCATATTCTGAAATCAGTCCAGAAatcagaaatatgtatttttgaaagttttaaagTGTATTACGTTTTACTTTTGTCCTTTTACCATAAAGCAATTCTTTTCTAAAGAGGCTTTGGTACATGACATGGAATGACACTGTTCTTCACACTCTATTAAGCAGGAGTATAGTTAACTGAATAAGCTATTCTCCAATACTCAGTAGTGTTCTTTCTTGCAGTCACTGAATACTAAGAGCGTTTCAAAATACTGCTCATAGTCTAGAGATCTCTTTAACTTAGAACTTTGTAGGCTATTTTTGAGGTGAGTTATCTGTTAATTGCCTATTTAAATGATTATACTTTTAGAATTAGTTCATTTCAGTTGGTGAAATAAGCACTGCAGCCGTAATTCACAGCAGAAAGAATATCTCAAACTTAATGACGACTGAAACAAAACCAAGTGACTAAAATGTTATTTGCTGATAATTGATTTACAGATTTAAACATTTGCAAACTGCATATATCATCATTTATCAACAACTGGAAATAACCATACAATTGACAAGAATAACCTAACCTAGATaaccaatataaaaaaataaatacaccttCTGTTGTATACTATCCTTACTGTAAACTATAAGCCAAAATACAATTACTGTGTGattaaattaaagtattttaaatttaaccaaTTTTACATCTTCATGTAAATATTCATGAGAAATAATCAGATACATTTAAGAGGATTTTCTGCACAGCATATTGCCTCATCAATGTCATGAATATTCCTGGCACAAATGTAcaatttcttggaaaaaaaattaaagagggAAATCAAAGTGAATAACGTCAGGCTCAGAATTGCACTTCTTAGTGCAGCTATCCTTTTTGTTAAAGTGTTACTAAATATCAAACAGGAACTGAATGCAATACTTCCTGCAAGAAGTAAAGGGGTAcaatcaaaacaacattttctgtaaaacacCTGACAATACAAGGGTTTAAGGATAACCTAAAGCAACTAATAGTAATAATGGATAATTGCAATTCATTGAAACAGTTCTGATAATTGTAAACACGTTGTGGTGGATATGCTGCTATTGTAAGTGTGTCCAACAAGGACACACTACATTCAGTGTAACATTATAAGCCCCTATTAAAACACATATACTAAAATAAGCATGAAATTGCCATATTATAAATCACTCCTTCTTAACTGCAGTGCATACTATGTAAAAACATGAagttaaaaacatgaaaacatgttttatgcCACCCACCATAAAGCCCATCTTTCCATAGAAAACTTTCTTTGATAGGTTCAGAGCCAAGAATGTTTTATGTATGCTTTAAGACGACTATGAATTAGACTTGACATGTGACATCCTAGAGTATCAGTGATCTAAGAAGGATCAGGCTTGTAGGACTAAGACATGCGACAGTCTTCTTTGCCTTTACCCTTGCCTTTCTTATTGCTCTTGGATGAATCTCTCCTGCCATTTTGTTCGTTGGTCTGTGATACACTTTCCTCCGTTTCCTGGCTGGCCGTTCTCTGCGTGACATTTCTCTCTGCTGCAGTCGTACATGTCCCTTCCTCAAATACGTCCTCTCCTGGTTGAGTCTCATTTTGCACTTTATCAACCTGCGCTGTGTCCGGCTCGTATCTTGGCTCTTCAGATTTGGTCAAGTGGGCCTCCACATTATCTTGGGTCTCGTTTTGGTCGGTCCCCGCTTGGGGTTCGGCCTTGCTGCCATCCTCCTGTTCTCCCCCACCTTCTGTGGGTGTTGATCCTGCTCCTTCATCCTCATGGGTCCCTCCTCCTGAGACCAAATTTGCTGACACTTCAAGATCatcctcaaattcaaatgattcTCCTTCCTCATTTTCATCCTCCTCCTTGTGGTTGTCCACCTCCTCCTGGGGCAGAGGCTCAACCTCATCCAGCTTTTCTTCTACCACCAATGTGTCTTCCTCTTCTTTGGATAGGCCCTCATCTATCATGCTGTCTACCTGCTGCTGGTCAGCAGAttccccactctctcttcctGAGTCCTGGCTATTTGTTTCAGTGCTGGAAGTGCCCAGTCCTTCAGCATCATCACAGTGTTCTTTCCCAGGGCAATTCCCATCTTCTGTgatcccctgccccccttctgTAGATTCTTCTCCGTGTCCcatactgccctctggtggtacGTTTACACTGGCATCCTCTTCTGGTATTGCCATATTCTCTGACTCTTCCGTCTCTTGCTCCACAGAGTTGTCTATGGATGGCTGCTTTTCTCCAGGAAAGTCAGGTGAATCAGTCAGCTCATCCTGCATCAGTGATTCAGCCTCCTTACAGCTGTCAAGGTCTTCAGTTGCTCCTGTCTCAGATGGTGCGGCAGCCAGTTCTTCCGTTTCTGAGGATGGACTTAAGAGTACACATTCCTGGGTGCCTTgattctccacactttcctgtGATGGTGCTTTTACACTGGGGTCCTCTTCTGGTATCGCTATGTTCTCTGGCTCTTCCCTCTCTAGCTCCACAGAGTTGTCCACAGATGGCTGCTTTTCTTCAAGAATGTTGAGTGGGTCAGTCGGTTCATCCTGCAACAGTGATTCGGCCTCCTCACAGCTGTCAATGTCTTCAGTTGTCCCTGTCTCAGGTGGTGCAGCAGCCAGGTCTTCAGTTTCTATGGATAGACTTGAGGGCACATATTCCTGGGTGCCCTGGCTCCCCTGAGGTTGCACCTtgttcctgtctgtgcctgtctccATTTCCTCCAAGCTTTGCTCTTGGGCAGAGCCTAAGTTAACACAATCTGCAATATATGTAGTCAGGTCAGATTCAGATTTACCTGCATTTTCAACCTCCTGGTCAAGCGCACTTTCACCCTTGAGGTCATCTGTGTTCTCAAGCTTTGGGTTTGGTTCATTTGCAGCCACTGGGTCACCAGTCTTGCCGGCCTCTGCCTCTTGAGTTTCAGGGCTTTGTTCTTCCTTCACCTCTTCTGTGTCATTTCTTGTCTGAGTTTCCACCTGAGAAGCAGGCCCTGACAGCTGAGTGTCCTCCACCTTCTCAAACCCGTCGGCATTATCAGCACCAGCTGCGGACATGGGACAGCCCTCCAGAGGCTtgactttctctgtttttgccAAGATTTCGACTGCCTCATTATTAGCCCGTTCTCCTTCAAAGAGTGAGGGTTTGTTCTCTCTATTAGTCATGGTATCATCCTCCAAGCCTTCCGGTAGAGTGCTGGTCTCAGATTTCTCCCCTTTTTCTGATGTGAGGTGCTCCCTGCTGGATATCTCAGCTTGCTCTACTAACTCTTCCACTGTACTTACGCTGCTCTCCGGCATGTCCCCATCATCGTCATCTGGTTTTTCACATTCTTTGGAGCTGCTCTCATGCACTCCACCTTTCTTgcctttcttcttcctcttttttttcttttttcctgaggCGCCACTTCGATCTTGTTGCGGTGTATTCGTGGCCGTCTGTGCAGGGGGTTCTTCTGCTTTCTGTTGGCTCTGTTGAGCTGTCGGAGGATGAGGCAAGCCTGTGGTCAAAGAGTCACCTGACTGAGCTTTGTCCTGATCAGCGCCATTGAGTTGCTTTGAATCCATGGCAAAAGTCCCTGGTCCTTGTTCCATATTGGGGACCTCTGTTGAGCCAGGATCCTTTGCGGCCAAACTTGAACACTTCTCGTCATCCTCACCACTCTTCATGTCCCCAAACTCACCCATTTTAGCTGATTTCAAAACTTTTTCTGCCCCATCTCTGTCTCTAAACTCCTCTATCTCACTTCCCTGTTCTGGGCTGAGATGGTTGGTTTCTAGCCATTCGGCTGTGTCTTTGCTGTCATTCTTGTGGCACTCCAGTGCACTGCTCTCTGCAGCGTTTTCCAACATGTCTTCAATTTGGATGGATCCATCCACACATGATTCTGTATTTTCAAAGCCCTCTTTGAAATCCCCCTGTGCTGCATCTTGTACTGCATTTAGATTTTCATACGCTACTTCGTCCTTTGATTTTTCCTGTACAAGGGCTTCACTAACTGATCTGGCTTCTAGATTATTCTCAGCAGCACTTTCCACCTCTCCTAACCCAGCACTGTTACATCTTTCACCTACATCTTCTGACCTCTCATGAATGACCTTGTTCTCTCCCTTATCTGCGCTGTTTCCTACACTTTCTACTTCACCCGTCATCTCT contains:
- the lrrfip1a gene encoding golgin subfamily A member 4 isoform X10; amino-acid sequence: MGTQGTGRKRIPNRERLTAEDDALNQIARQAEARLAAKRAARAEAREIRMKELERQQKEIYQVQKKYYGLDNKWGDIEQWMEDSERYSRHSRRNTSVSDDEERMSVGSRGSLRSDLDPAGAYGGASVGGSTHSLKKSKKKKKKHSRASNGYEDDYSIISSRSSRLSDESKASRPPRLDLQLGNYSSSDLYSTNSLPSSRLPSSTQNGSRPSLLCSDAPHSRSLRGSVYEDSLYSSARRFSGSSSRAPSEYSGFLGSNSRASSRASSARASPVVEERSDRDFLEKGSRTASTLSAATLASLGGTSSRRGSGDTALSVDTEASIREIKEIHELKDQIQDVEAKHMQSLKEVKDSLVEVEEKYRKAMVSNAQLDNEKSNLMYQVDTLKDSLMELEEQLCEARREFEAKAKDFEREKYAHSVLQFQFNEMKETLKQSEELLTEIRQLRMKQDGFVREISDLQETVEWKDKKIGALERQKEYSDAIRNERDELRDEVVQLKDVLKKHGIVLGADLTTNGEAGEGVLDGLANADSATRLAQDSQTPHAGGDGMLGKVKEAQLGGRDVEEVDSGAVLDKASVHLKKRQQGQTESLEEHDKTMIPGHPSEDHVSSQNSSRYCEITERQYPEKVRSDSTTSTDEVAPVDTGHSNGVESYACPHSITESDNRPVCHPEVQVVITGPEEEMTGEVESVGNSADKGENKVIHERSEDVGERCNSAGLGEVESAAENNLEARSVSEALVQEKSKDEVAYENLNAVQDAAQGDFKEGFENTESCVDGSIQIEDMLENAAESSALECHKNDSKDTAEWLETNHLSPEQGSEIEEFRDRDGAEKVLKSAKMGEFGDMKSGEDDEKCSSLAAKDPGSTEVPNMEQGPGTFAMDSKQLNGADQDKAQSGDSLTTGLPHPPTAQQSQQKAEEPPAQTATNTPQQDRSGASGKKKKKRKKKGKKGGVHESSSKECEKPDDDDGDMPESSVSTVEELVEQAEISSREHLTSEKGEKSETSTLPEGLEDDTMTNRENKPSLFEGERANNEAVEILAKTEKVKPLEGCPMSAAGADNADGFEKVEDTQLSGPASQVETQTRNDTEEVKEEQSPETQEAEAGKTGDPVAANEPNPKLENTDDLKGESALDQEVENAGKSESDLTTYIADCVNLGSAQEQSLEEMETGTDRNKVQPQGSQGTQEYVPSSLSIETEDLAAAPPETGTTEDIDSCEEAESLLQDEPTDPLNILEEKQPSVDNSVELEREEPENIAIPEEDPSVKAPSQESVENQGTQECVLLSPSSETEELAAAPSETGATEDLDSCKEAESLMQDELTDSPDFPGEKQPSIDNSVEQETEESENMAIPEEDASVNVPPEGSMGHGEESTEGGQGITEDGNCPGKEHCDDAEGLGTSSTETNSQDSGRESGESADQQQVDSMIDEGLSKEEEDTLVVEEKLDEVEPLPQEEVDNHKEEDENEEGESFEFEDDLEVSANLVSGGGTHEDEGAGSTPTEGGGEQEDGSKAEPQAGTDQNETQDNVEAHLTKSEEPRYEPDTAQVDKVQNETQPGEDVFEEGTCTTAAERNVTQRTASQETEESVSQTNEQNGRRDSSKSNKKGKGKGKEDCRMS
- the lrrfip1a gene encoding uncharacterized protein lrrfip1a isoform X8 — protein: MGTQGTGRKRIPNRERLTAEDDALNQIARQAEARLAAKRAARAEAREIRMKELERQQKEIYQVQKKYYGLDNKWGDIEQWMEDSERYSRHSRRNTSVSDDEERMSVGSRGSLRSDLDPAGAYGGASVGGSTHSLKKSKKKKKKHSRASNGYEDDYSIISSRSSRLSDESKASRPPRLDLQLGNYSSSDLYSTNSLPSSRLPSSTQNGSRPSLLCSDAPHSRSLRGSVYEDSLYSSARRFSGSSSRAPSEYSGFLGSNSRASSRASSARASPVEDSGSVASILRSAASGSSVIRSLDDISIPELPDVEERSDRDFLEKGSRTASTLSAATLASLGGTSSRRGSGDTALSVDTEASIREIKDSLVEVEEKYRKAMVSNAQLDNEKSNLMYQVDTLKDSLMELEEQLCEARREFEAKAKDFEREKYAHSVLQFQFNEMKETLKQSEELLTEIRQLRMKQDGFVREISDLQETVEWKDKKIGALERQKEYSDAIRNERDELRDEVVQLKDVLKKHGIVLGADLTTNGEAGEGVLDGLANADSATRLAQDSQTPHAGGDGMLGKVKEAQLGGRDVEEVDSGAVLDKASVHLKKRQQGQTESLEEHDKTMIPGHPSEDHVSSQNSSRYCEITERQYPEKVRSDSTTSTDEVAPVDTGHSNGVESYACPHSITESDNRPVCHPEVQVVITGPEEEMTGEVESVGNSADKGENKVIHERSEDVGERCNSAGLGEVESAAENNLEARSVSEALVQEKSKDEVAYENLNAVQDAAQGDFKEGFENTESCVDGSIQIEDMLENAAESSALECHKNDSKDTAEWLETNHLSPEQGSEIEEFRDRDGAEKVLKSAKMGEFGDMKSGEDDEKCSSLAAKDPGSTEVPNMEQGPGTFAMDSKQLNGADQDKAQSGDSLTTGLPHPPTAQQSQQKAEEPPAQTATNTPQQDRSGASGKKKKKRKKKGKKGGVHESSSKECEKPDDDDGDMPESSVSTVEELVEQAEISSREHLTSEKGEKSETSTLPEGLEDDTMTNRENKPSLFEGERANNEAVEILAKTEKVKPLEGCPMSAAGADNADGFEKVEDTQLSGPASQVETQTRNDTEEVKEEQSPETQEAEAGKTGDPVAANEPNPKLENTDDLKGESALDQEVENAGKSESDLTTYIADCVNLGSAQEQSLEEMETGTDRNKVQPQGSQGTQEYVPSSLSIETEDLAAAPPETGTTEDIDSCEEAESLLQDEPTDPLNILEEKQPSVDNSVELEREEPENIAIPEEDPSVKAPSQESVENQGTQECVLLSPSSETEELAAAPSETGATEDLDSCKEAESLMQDELTDSPDFPGEKQPSIDNSVEQETEESENMAIPEEDASVNVPPEGSMGHGEESTEGGQGITEDGNCPGKEHCDDAEGLGTSSTETNSQDSGRESGESADQQQVDSMIDEGLSKEEEDTLVVEEKLDEVEPLPQEEVDNHKEEDENEEGESFEFEDDLEVSANLVSGGGTHEDEGAGSTPTEGGGEQEDGSKAEPQAGTDQNETQDNVEAHLTKSEEPRYEPDTAQVDKVQNETQPGEDVFEEGTCTTAAERNVTQRTASQETEESVSQTNEQNGRRDSSKSNKKGKGKGKEDCRMS
- the lrrfip1a gene encoding golgin subfamily A member 4 isoform X11 translates to MGTQGTGRKRIPNRERLTAEDDALNQIARQAEARLAAKRAARAEAREIRMKELERQQKEVSDDEERMSVGSRGSLRSDLDPAGAYGGASVGGSTHSLKKSKKKKKKHSRASNGYEDDYSIISSRSSRLSDESKASRPPRLDLQLGNYSSSDLYSTNSLPSSRLPSSTQNGSRPSLLCSDAPHSRSLRGSVYEDSLYSSARRFSGSSSRAPSEYSGFLGSNSRASSRASSARASPVEDSGSVASILRSAASGSSVIRSLDDISIPELPDVEERSDRDFLEKGSRTASTLSAATLASLGGTSSRRGSGDTALSVDTEASIREIKEIHELKDQIQDVEAKHMQSLKEVKDSLVEVEEKYRKAMVSNAQLDNEKSNLMYQVDTLKDSLMELEEQLCEARREFEAKAKDFEREKYAHSVLQFQFNEMKETLKQSEELLTEIRQLRMKQDGFVREISDLQETVEWKDKKIGALERQKEYSDAIRNERDELRDEVVQLKDVLKKHGIVLGADLTTNGEAGEGVLDGLANADSATRLAQDSQTPHAGGDGMLGKVKEAQLGGRDVEEVDSGAVLDKASVHLKKRQQGQTESLEEHDKTMIPGHPSEDHVSSQNSSRYCEITERQYPEKVRSDSTTSTDEVAPVDTGHSNGVESYACPHSITESDNRPVCHPEVQVVITGPEEEMTGEVESVGNSADKGENKVIHERSEDVGERCNSAGLGEVESAAENNLEARSVSEALVQEKSKDEVAYENLNAVQDAAQGDFKEGFENTESCVDGSIQIEDMLENAAESSALECHKNDSKDTAEWLETNHLSPEQGSEIEEFRDRDGAEKVLKSAKMGEFGDMKSGEDDEKCSSLAAKDPGSTEVPNMEQGPGTFAMDSKQLNGADQDKAQSGDSLTTGLPHPPTAQQSQQKAEEPPAQTATNTPQQDRSGASGKKKKKRKKKGKKGGVHESSSKECEKPDDDDGDMPESSVSTVEELVEQAEISSREHLTSEKGEKSETSTLPEGLEDDTMTNRENKPSLFEGERANNEAVEILAKTEKVKPLEGCPMSAAGADNADGFEKVEDTQLSGPASQVETQTRNDTEEVKEEQSPETQEAEAGKTGDPVAANEPNPKLENTDDLKGESALDQEVENAGKSESDLTTYIADCVNLGSAQEQSLEEMETGTDRNKVQPQGSQGTQEYVPSSLSIETEDLAAAPPETGTTEDIDSCEEAESLLQDEPTDPLNILEEKQPSVDNSVELEREEPENIAIPEEDPSVKAPSQESVENQGTQECVLLSPSSETEELAAAPSETGATEDLDSCKEAESLMQDELTDSPDFPGEKQPSIDNSVEQETEESENMAIPEEDASVNVPPEGSMGHGEESTEGGQGITEDGNCPGKEHCDDAEGLGTSSTETNSQDSGRESGESADQQQVDSMIDEGLSKEEEDTLVVEEKLDEVEPLPQEEVDNHKEEDENEEGESFEFEDDLEVSANLVSGGGTHEDEGAGSTPTEGGGEQEDGSKAEPQAGTDQNETQDNVEAHLTKSEEPRYEPDTAQVDKVQNETQPGEDVFEEGTCTTAAERNVTQRTASQETEESVSQTNEQNGRRDSSKSNKKGKGKGKEDCRMS
- the lrrfip1a gene encoding golgin subfamily A member 4 isoform X12, with the translated sequence MGTQGTGRKRIPNRERLTAEDDALNQIARQAEARLAAKRAARAEAREIRMKELERQQKEIYQVQKKYYGLDNKWGDIEQWMEDSERYSRHSRRNTSVSDDEERMSVGSRGSLRSDLDPAGAYGGASVGGSTHSLKKSKKKKKKHSRASNGYEDDYSIISSRSSRLSDESKASRPPRLDLQLGNYSSSDLYSTNSLPSSRLPSSTQNGSRPSEYSGFLGSNSRASSRASSARASPVEDSGSVASILRSAASGSSVIRSLDDISIPELPDVEERSDRDFLEKGSRTASTLSAATLASLGGTSSRRGSGDTALSVDTEASIREIKEIHELKDQIQDVEAKHMQSLKEVKDSLVEVEEKYRKAMVSNAQLDNEKSNLMYQVDTLKDSLMELEEQLCEARREFEAKAKDFEREKYAHSVLQFQFNEMKETLKQSEELLTEIRQLRMKQDGFVREISDLQETVEWKDKKIGALERQKEYSDAIRNERDELRDEVVQLKDVLKKHGIVLGADLTTNGEAGEGVLDGLANADSATRLAQDSQTPHAGGDGMLGKVKEAQLGGRDVEEVDSGAVLDKASVHLKKRQQGQTESLEEHDKTMIPGHPSEDHVSSQNSSRYCEITERQYPEKVRSDSTTSTDEVAPVDTGHSNGVESYACPHSITESDNRPVCHPEVQVVITGPEEEMTGEVESVGNSADKGENKVIHERSEDVGERCNSAGLGEVESAAENNLEARSVSEALVQEKSKDEVAYENLNAVQDAAQGDFKEGFENTESCVDGSIQIEDMLENAAESSALECHKNDSKDTAEWLETNHLSPEQGSEIEEFRDRDGAEKVLKSAKMGEFGDMKSGEDDEKCSSLAAKDPGSTEVPNMEQGPGTFAMDSKQLNGADQDKAQSGDSLTTGLPHPPTAQQSQQKAEEPPAQTATNTPQQDRSGASGKKKKKRKKKGKKGGVHESSSKECEKPDDDDGDMPESSVSTVEELVEQAEISSREHLTSEKGEKSETSTLPEGLEDDTMTNRENKPSLFEGERANNEAVEILAKTEKVKPLEGCPMSAAGADNADGFEKVEDTQLSGPASQVETQTRNDTEEVKEEQSPETQEAEAGKTGDPVAANEPNPKLENTDDLKGESALDQEVENAGKSESDLTTYIADCVNLGSAQEQSLEEMETGTDRNKVQPQGSQGTQEYVPSSLSIETEDLAAAPPETGTTEDIDSCEEAESLLQDEPTDPLNILEEKQPSVDNSVELEREEPENIAIPEEDPSVKAPSQESVENQGTQECVLLSPSSETEELAAAPSETGATEDLDSCKEAESLMQDELTDSPDFPGEKQPSIDNSVEQETEESENMAIPEEDASVNVPPEGSMGHGEESTEGGQGITEDGNCPGKEHCDDAEGLGTSSTETNSQDSGRESGESADQQQVDSMIDEGLSKEEEDTLVVEEKLDEVEPLPQEEVDNHKEEDENEEGESFEFEDDLEVSANLVSGGGTHEDEGAGSTPTEGGGEQEDGSKAEPQAGTDQNETQDNVEAHLTKSEEPRYEPDTAQVDKVQNETQPGEDVFEEGTCTTAAERNVTQRTASQETEESVSQTNEQNGRRDSSKSNKKGKGKGKEDCRMS